One stretch of Bacteroidota bacterium DNA includes these proteins:
- a CDS encoding acyl-CoA carboxylase subunit beta yields the protein MKNKIDLLKQKKEEALLGGGVARIADQHKKGKLTARERIDLLIDEGTFEEIGMLVTHRSTAFGLEKQKFLGDGVVTGHGKINGREVFVYSQDFTVFGGSLSEAHAEKICKIMDMAMKVGIPVIGLNDSGGARIQEGVVSLGGYADIFLRNTLASGVIPQISAIMGPCAGGAVYSPAITDFVLMVKNTSYMFVTGPNVVKTVTHEEVTSEDLGGAMTHASKSGVAHFACESEIECIDHIKQLLSFLPQNNMDDVPRAKCTDPSDRKDLKLNSIIPDLSTKPYDIKEVIHSVIDDGNFLEVHQEYAQNIVVGFARMNGMSVGIVANQPAVLAGVLDIEASIKAARFIRFCDAFNIPLITFEDVPGFLPGTDQEWHGIIKHGAKLLYAYCEATVPKITVITRKAYGGAYDVMNSKHIRGDINFAWPTAEIAVMGPKGAVEIIFKKEIDKAEDKEVALTQKIQEYTDKFANPYSAAERGYIDDVILPDETRPRIIRALEMLETKADKNPKKKHGNIPL from the coding sequence ATGAAAAATAAAATTGATCTACTGAAACAAAAAAAAGAAGAAGCGCTCCTTGGCGGAGGAGTAGCGCGTATTGCCGATCAGCATAAAAAAGGAAAATTAACTGCCCGAGAACGGATAGACTTATTGATTGATGAAGGTACTTTTGAAGAGATTGGAATGCTGGTGACGCATCGTTCTACTGCCTTTGGACTTGAGAAACAAAAATTTCTTGGCGATGGTGTAGTCACTGGCCATGGAAAAATTAATGGACGAGAAGTATTTGTCTATAGCCAGGACTTCACTGTATTCGGTGGTTCACTCTCCGAGGCACACGCGGAAAAAATTTGTAAAATTATGGATATGGCTATGAAAGTAGGCATTCCTGTCATCGGATTAAATGATTCAGGAGGCGCCAGAATACAAGAGGGGGTCGTTTCTCTTGGAGGATATGCTGATATATTTTTAAGAAACACTCTTGCATCGGGAGTCATTCCGCAAATCTCCGCAATTATGGGACCGTGTGCTGGAGGAGCGGTCTATTCTCCGGCAATAACGGACTTTGTCCTTATGGTGAAAAACACCAGTTATATGTTTGTAACCGGTCCTAATGTTGTAAAAACTGTTACACATGAAGAAGTAACAAGCGAGGATCTTGGAGGCGCAATGACGCATGCATCGAAAAGCGGCGTAGCGCATTTTGCCTGTGAAAGTGAGATTGAATGTATCGATCACATCAAACAATTATTATCCTTCCTGCCGCAAAATAATATGGATGATGTACCCCGCGCGAAATGCACGGATCCAAGTGATAGAAAAGATTTAAAATTAAATTCAATCATCCCGGATCTTTCCACAAAACCGTACGATATTAAAGAAGTGATTCATTCTGTAATCGATGATGGCAATTTTTTGGAGGTGCATCAGGAATATGCACAAAATATTGTCGTTGGATTTGCACGGATGAACGGAATGTCGGTCGGAATCGTTGCAAATCAACCTGCTGTTCTTGCTGGCGTATTGGATATTGAAGCATCAATTAAAGCTGCGCGTTTTATTCGATTCTGCGACGCATTTAATATCCCTTTGATTACGTTTGAAGATGTACCGGGATTTTTACCAGGAACAGATCAGGAATGGCACGGCATTATTAAACACGGAGCAAAATTATTGTACGCCTATTGTGAAGCGACTGTTCCGAAAATTACCGTTATCACTCGTAAAGCATACGGCGGTGCGTATGATGTTATGAATTCCAAACATATCCGTGGAGACATTAACTTTGCTTGGCCGACTGCGGAAATAGCTGTAATGGGACCGAAAGGGGCAGTGGAAATTATTTTTAAGAAGGAGATTGATAAAGCAGAAGACAAAGAAGTTGCTCTCACCCAAAAAATTCAAGAATACACAGATAAATTTGCAAATCCGTACAGCGCAGCCGAACGGGGATATATTGATGATGTGATTCTTCCAGATGAAACTCGTCCCCGAATTATTCGCGCGTTAGAAATGCTTGAGACAAAAGCGGATAAAAATCCGAAGAAAAAACATGGAAATATTCCGTTATAA